The Hevea brasiliensis isolate MT/VB/25A 57/8 chromosome 9, ASM3005281v1, whole genome shotgun sequence nucleotide sequence gaccctgaccaaattctcaaccttatccaacctatccaaaagctTGATGAACCTCGATCTGTAATGACAATTGATATTTGGGATAGTTCCAGTGATGAGGAAGGTTTGTTAGATGTTTGGGTTGACTCTGACGGAGAGGAAAAGAGTAGGGTGAGCCACATGACCAAGAGTGGTAGATATTATCCTGATCCACCCATGGAGAAGGACAACGTGAGAGGGAAAGCCAAGGTGTTGGCTGAAGAGGACACAGATGAAGAGGATGATCAGTTCCTTAGGCAATTGAAGAGGACTCAGGCTAGTGTAACGGTCTGGGAATTGCTATTGGCATCAGAAAAACACAGAACCGCACTGACCAAGGCCCTGAGTGTACTCAAGGTCTCCACGGAGATAACTCCAGAAGAGATTGCCAAAGTTGTGCTTATAGAAGATGGGGGTCATATTACTTTCTCTGATCATGATCTCCCAGCTGAGGGGAGAAACCATAGTAGGGCTCTGTTCGTGACCGCCGAGGTTGGAGGGTGGAAAGTGCCTTGTGTGATGATAGATGATGGGTCAGCCATCAACGTATGCCCTCTGAAGATTttgccaaaattaggaatttctATGTCTGAACTAACTGGTTCTGATCTGGTTATCAGGGCCTATGATGATTCAAAGAGAAACGTGATAGGGGTATTCAAGACTATGGTTAAGGTGGGGCCTATAGAGACTGAAGTTGAGTTCACTGTGCTAGACATCCCCATGACATTCTCCTTACTGTTGGGTAGAATCTGGTTCCATCCCTTAGGTGGAGTCCCCTCTACACTCCACCAAAAGATCAAGATCCTGCACCAAGATGGTGTAATCACCGTCAATGCTGAAAGAGATGGGGAAGTAGCTATGCTGCAAGTAGATGGTTCGGTACCACTATTGTCTAGTTTCCAAGTTGCTGGGATCTATGGAGACTGGATGGACCTTAGGGTGGCCActatgatgaaagagatgaagttttttcttgGCATGGGTTTGGGAAAACGAGCTAATGGCTTAGTGACTTTTCCAGAAATAAAGGGGCAGATCACTAGATACGGGCTGGGCTATCAGCCAACTGAAGATGAAGAGGGACTCAAGCCCACCAAGTTTATCAGGGAGGGAGCAATTGCATGGACTGATGACCAGGAGCTGCCGCATGTTGAGGAATTAGAATAAGAGGTCAGTTCCATCAAGTTAAGGTCTGCATGGAAGCTAAGCACTTGGacctacacccctaagtttgagtctgtcttttgtaatgctcatagtagtgatactgatattgttatttctgatgtacttgatgacaattttgaggcaaaaataaataatatgactagtccttttgcttacttgtttgatgttcatcctaatggctacacacatggcattcataatcatttagaatctgtttctgttaatgcattaaaatcaatctctattaatttgggtacaccagatgatccaaaagacattaagttagctgaagatttaacccaaaaagaaagagataaatttatagccttattaataaagtaccaagaagcatttgcctagtcttataaagatatgccaggaattgatcgagacatagtacaacacaagATCCCCACAGACCCTAACATGAGGCCAGTAAAACAAAAGAAGCGTCGCCTTAGGccagaatgggaagaaaagatagctcaagaggtgaaaaagctcattgagactgatttcattgaagtaattgagtatcccgagtggttagccaacattatgccagtccccaagaaggatgggcgagtttggatgtgtgtagattatagggacctgaataaggctactcctaaggatgatttcccattgcctcacatcgatgtgcttgttgacagtgctgcttgcatggccatgtactctttcatggatggtttttcgggatataatcagatcctcatggatttgatagataaagcaaagacagcttttatcactgaatgggggacttattattataaggtcatgccttttgggctaaaaaatgctggtgcgacttatcagagaatggctactatgttgtttcatgacatgatgcacaaagaagttgaagtatatgtggatgacatggtagtaaaatccccaactatggagagacattttgaggcattagagaagttctttcagagggtcatcaagtataaattgagactgaaccctagcaagtgtgtgtttggggtcaCTTGTGCAATTTGTTAGGGCATATGATCAGTAGAAAAGGGATTGAGGTTGACCCAGATAAGGTAAAAGCAATCCAGGAGATGCCAGCCCCGAGAACAGAAAAAGAGATTAGAGGTTTCTTAGGAAAATTATAGTACATCAGTAGGTTCATAGCTAGGCTCACAACTACCTGTGAACCAATTTTTAAGCTACTAAAAAAGAATCAGCCAGTGGTGTGGAATGAGCAATGTCAAGAGGCATTTGAAAAGATAAAGCAGTACCTGAGCAATCCACCAATTTTGTCACCACCCATCCCTAGGGGGCAATGTTGGCACAAGAAGTAGAGAATTTGGAGAGAGCCATCTATTACATCAGTAAGAAACTCCTTGCTTATGAGGAGAATTATTCACTAATAGAAAAAACCTGTTTGGCTGTAGTATGGGCAACTAAGAAGTTAAGGCACTACTTTCAGACCCATCGAGTTATTGTAGTATCCCGGATGGATCCTTTAAAGTACCTATTTGAAGTACCGACGCTAGTTGGAAAATTGGCCAAATGGTTGGTCCTCTTATGCGAATTTGATATTGTGTATGAGACTCGAAAAACCATCAAAGGGCGTGTAGTGGCCGAATTTCTTtctgaaaatccagttaatgaAGAGGAAGAAGTCGAAACAGCCTTCCCGGATGAGAGTCTCAAGCTAGTAGAGGTCCAGCCATGGAAAATGTACTTTGATGGGGCCATGAATAAGAGCAGAGCCGGTATAGGGGTAGTTTTGGAAGCACCGAATGGAGAACAATTGTTAATGTCAAAAAGGCTATGTTTCCCAACCACTAATAATATTGCAGAATATGAGGCTTGCATTTGTGGCCTAGAGGCATTAATAGCTGTTGGGGCTAAAAAAGTGGAGGTGTTTGGAGATTCAATGCTAGTAGTTTCCCATATTAAAGGTGAAtgggaattgaaagaagaaaagttgaggccATACCTGGAGTATGCTAAGAAACTATTATTTAGCTTTGAGGAAGTGACAATGAAGCACATGCCTAGAGCTCAGAACCAGATGGCTGATGCTCTAGCCACGCTGGCATCCTTATGGGAGAagggtgatcaaaagttgacccagccagttatcctaatgaggagtagaatcccaagctatgaagggttaataatagcacatttagatctagaagatgagatgaaatggtatgaggacataagaagatatttagaggtaagagaatacccacaatcagccaatagtagggatagagctacaattcgtagattagccactcagttcACTTTGGTGAGGGCAACACTACAAAAGGTTCTTCGAAGGACTATTGCTCTTGTGTGTGACAAAAAAGCAGTCTGAGCAGATAATGGAGGAAGTACATGCAGGAGTGTGTGGTCCTCACATGAACGGAAGGGTATTAGCGGGCAAAATTTTAAGATTGGGCTATTACTGGTCTACCATGGATACTGACTGCTCTAAATTTGTGAAAAGATGCCATGAGTGCCAAATCCATGGGAATTTGAATCACCTACCATCCGATGAACTCTCTGATGATGACTTCACCATGGCCATTCTCAATATGGGGCATAGACATTATTGGGAAGATTTCTCCCACGGCttctaatggccatagatttatcattgtggcaattgactatttcaccaagtgggttgaagctgaatcttataaagtagtaggggccaagcagataagtaagtttgtgcgaaagaacttgatttgcaggtttggggtaccccacgagatagtatcagataacggcaggcagttcaaaggtgatttcttagaattaattacCGAATTCAAGATTTAGCATCACAAGTCTTCACCATACAGGCCACAGactaatggagc carries:
- the LOC131182905 gene encoding uncharacterized protein LOC131182905; protein product: MLAQEVENLERAIYYISKKLLAYEENYSLIEKTCLAVVWATKKLRHYFQTHRVIVVSRMDPLKYLFEVPTLVGKLAKWLVLLCEFDIVYETRKTIKGRVVAEFLSENPVNEEEEVETAFPDESLKLVEVQPWKMYFDGAMNKSRAGIGVVLEAPNGEQLLMSKRLCFPTTNNIAEYEACICGLEALIAVGAKKVEVFGDSMLVVSHIKGEWELKEEKLRPYLEYAKKLLFSFEEVTMKHMPRAQNQMADALATLSEQIMEEVHAGVCGPHMNGRVLAGKILRLGYYWSTMDTDCSKFVKRCHECQIHGNLNHLPSDELSDDDFTMAILNMGHRHYWEDFSHGF